The following proteins come from a genomic window of Candidatus Dormiibacterota bacterium:
- a CDS encoding PQQ-binding-like beta-propeller repeat protein — MAAVSARTLLPFALLAAVCTAVHAQAPATAPSGATPAWTIKMKGDIRWQQVTPAGALLVSTDAGLAAVDIERGQIAWVKPELGGLPADGVKMIEGSLLMEAERPGLTLVFDPVTGSVVFDSRRLDLAQVVTRRVLPQSGTLLVHGRRAGGPPVVALYDLSSGTQRWASESLFPQNEPRRGGLAGMMQGLVRSASEGTALEVLQAGPGVIVVHTLTGLRALDARTGAVRWSAVLPTARAGNPARHVRLYPSLDKADRLYVSFDDRLMAYALADGRALWAKPATVEGWVHDIVQHPNGIVILPESPPAGEATGNVRIVNGVVQTGLNVARYSDGTTIAAKPLRMRGTVMDAMIADGSVVLAVDAESRTFVNVLDVATATLRLKKDVKIKGRLDYAELTPAGLLYISRPDAATNAEVNMIDLASGEPRFEDAIESGRPLSSGDYKAARYSLHHVVEGRTLYVFANRDHRLYAIDRDAGTFKPLGDEIKMQGGEDPTDMEIRPSGLILIAPQNLVVVARDGRVKSQVYYPAPQLPGLLRALYRIDAVRAGLYGAAASAYGDAFAQTSRTATDPTARRITGELATAYTQGGAQLTGYSRQAAALASKRFRASLTVPGSVFMLTRAPEGKGNILLEIAKDSAQPRARVDLGKEREPVYAVDDVAGMLFLQTAPGTLVGYRL; from the coding sequence ATGGCCGCCGTCTCCGCTCGCACGCTTCTGCCGTTCGCGCTGCTCGCCGCGGTCTGCACTGCGGTCCACGCCCAGGCCCCTGCGACCGCTCCCTCCGGCGCGACCCCGGCCTGGACGATCAAGATGAAGGGGGACATCCGCTGGCAGCAGGTCACGCCGGCCGGGGCGCTTCTCGTCTCGACGGACGCCGGGCTCGCGGCCGTGGATATCGAGCGCGGCCAGATCGCCTGGGTGAAGCCCGAGCTCGGAGGATTGCCGGCCGACGGCGTGAAGATGATCGAGGGGTCGCTCCTCATGGAGGCGGAGCGTCCAGGGCTGACGCTCGTCTTCGACCCGGTGACCGGGTCGGTCGTGTTCGATTCCCGACGCCTGGACCTCGCGCAGGTCGTCACCCGCCGTGTGCTGCCCCAGAGCGGCACACTGCTCGTCCACGGGCGGCGCGCCGGGGGGCCGCCGGTCGTGGCGCTGTACGATCTCTCGTCCGGCACGCAACGCTGGGCGAGCGAGTCGCTCTTCCCGCAGAACGAGCCCAGGCGGGGCGGGCTGGCGGGGATGATGCAGGGTCTCGTGCGCTCCGCGTCGGAAGGGACCGCGCTGGAGGTCCTGCAGGCGGGGCCGGGTGTGATCGTCGTGCACACGTTGACCGGCCTGCGGGCGCTCGACGCGCGCACCGGCGCGGTGCGCTGGTCCGCCGTGCTGCCCACCGCCCGCGCCGGCAACCCCGCGCGACACGTGCGCCTCTACCCGTCGCTCGACAAAGCCGATCGCCTGTACGTGAGCTTCGACGACCGCCTCATGGCCTACGCCCTCGCGGACGGTCGGGCGCTCTGGGCCAAGCCGGCGACGGTGGAGGGGTGGGTGCACGACATCGTGCAGCATCCGAACGGGATCGTCATCCTCCCGGAATCGCCCCCGGCGGGCGAGGCGACGGGCAACGTGCGCATCGTGAACGGTGTCGTGCAGACGGGGCTGAACGTCGCGCGCTATTCGGATGGAACGACGATCGCCGCCAAGCCGCTGCGCATGCGCGGCACCGTCATGGACGCGATGATCGCCGATGGCTCCGTGGTCCTCGCGGTGGATGCCGAGTCGCGCACGTTCGTGAACGTGCTGGACGTGGCCACGGCCACGCTGCGTCTGAAAAAGGACGTGAAGATCAAGGGCCGTCTCGACTATGCGGAGCTCACGCCGGCGGGTCTGCTCTACATCTCGCGCCCCGACGCGGCGACGAACGCCGAAGTGAATATGATCGACCTCGCGAGCGGCGAGCCCCGCTTCGAGGACGCAATCGAGAGCGGCAGGCCGTTGAGCTCGGGCGACTACAAGGCCGCGCGGTACTCCCTGCATCATGTCGTCGAGGGGCGGACGCTCTACGTGTTCGCCAACCGTGACCATCGGCTGTACGCCATCGATCGCGACGCCGGCACCTTCAAGCCGCTCGGCGACGAAATCAAGATGCAGGGGGGCGAGGACCCGACCGACATGGAGATCCGGCCCTCGGGGCTCATCCTCATCGCGCCGCAGAACCTCGTTGTGGTGGCACGGGATGGGCGGGTGAAGAGTCAGGTTTACTACCCGGCGCCGCAGCTTCCGGGGTTGCTGCGGGCGCTTTACAGGATCGACGCCGTGCGCGCGGGATTGTACGGCGCCGCCGCCTCCGCGTACGGCGATGCCTTTGCCCAGACGTCGCGGACCGCCACGGATCCGACAGCGCGACGCATCACCGGAGAGCTGGCGACGGCCTACACGCAGGGCGGCGCTCAGCTCACCGGCTATTCGCGGCAGGCGGCGGCGCTCGCTTCGAAGCGCTTCCGCGCATCCCTCACCGTCCCGGGATCGGTCTTCATGCTGACGCGCGCCCCCGAGGGGAAGGGCAACATCCTCCTCGAGATCGCCAAGGACAGCGCGCAGCCGCGGGCGCGCGTGGATCTGGGCAAGGAGCGCGAGCCGGTGTACGCCGTCGACGACGTCGCCGGCATGCTGTTCCTGCAAACCGCGCCCGGAACGCTGGTCGGCTACCGGCTCTGA
- a CDS encoding alkaline phosphatase D family protein — MDEISRREFLVAAAALGASLAWGSAHARPSRVQWRERRDLFPEGVASGDPQSDNVLLWTRYPRSDGSTEAGLRLEVSEDAGFERIVATARARVSAASDWTCRVLAGGLKPAREYWYRFTDDSGAGSRVGRTITAPGADDPRPVRFAFVSCQNVNQGAQHAYRRMIYEDERAPVAERLSFVLHLGDFIYEIVWYPEDRPQGMYDRRLRDIVRYANGEKVADFHVPTTVDDYRAVYRAYLHDPDLQDARARWPFVAMWDNHEFSWLGWQSLLKLGGKTRPAQTRKVAANQAWFEYQPARIKRSTGKGLERFDPPHVVDTPITRFDAQGLGQEPNNLAAIASLTGYRALRWGRNVDLIITDQHSYRSEEPTDRPEAAALSSEDFPNFMPQEAQEILDAGRNYAGGHPPATIRFGAAEVPNFRKEDPPQTILGAEQKAWFLDRLRTSKATWKIWANSLGTLDWRADPQNLPAGLTTPWPGAGYAGFGGGDHSGAYVERAEIYDLVRDAGITGFATVAGDRHSFWAGFAAKALPPAKFEPVGVAFITGSISAPGLVEALEHRFPKDHPLRPLFLADRPDGGKPQAAINLLLRHGVRTCVEYGKTGDAEKARRLSNPDLAPHLSFVDIGGHGYATVRVASDAIESEFVCIPRPLERTERADGGPLRYRVVHRAPLWTRDERPRLEQRIVEGDPGLSA; from the coding sequence ATGGACGAGATCAGCCGGCGGGAATTCCTCGTGGCCGCCGCGGCGCTCGGCGCATCGCTGGCCTGGGGCAGCGCTCACGCCAGGCCATCGCGCGTGCAGTGGCGCGAGCGGCGCGACCTGTTCCCGGAAGGGGTCGCATCCGGAGACCCGCAGTCCGACAACGTGCTGCTGTGGACGCGCTATCCCAGGAGCGATGGCTCGACCGAGGCCGGCCTGAGGCTCGAAGTCTCCGAGGACGCGGGCTTCGAGCGCATCGTCGCGACGGCGCGCGCCAGGGTCAGCGCAGCGTCGGACTGGACATGCCGCGTGCTCGCCGGTGGATTGAAACCGGCTCGCGAGTACTGGTATCGCTTCACGGACGATTCTGGAGCGGGGAGCCGTGTCGGACGCACGATCACCGCCCCCGGCGCCGATGACCCGCGCCCGGTGCGCTTCGCGTTCGTGAGCTGCCAGAACGTCAATCAGGGCGCCCAGCACGCGTACCGCCGCATGATCTACGAGGACGAACGTGCGCCGGTTGCGGAGCGCCTCTCCTTTGTCCTCCATCTGGGTGACTTCATCTACGAGATTGTCTGGTACCCGGAGGATCGGCCGCAGGGGATGTACGATCGTCGTCTTCGCGATATCGTGCGGTACGCGAACGGGGAGAAGGTCGCCGATTTCCACGTTCCGACGACAGTCGACGACTATCGGGCCGTGTATCGGGCCTACCTGCACGATCCCGATCTCCAGGACGCGCGTGCCCGCTGGCCGTTCGTCGCGATGTGGGACAACCACGAGTTCTCCTGGCTCGGATGGCAGTCGCTGCTGAAGCTCGGCGGCAAGACGCGCCCGGCGCAGACGCGCAAGGTGGCGGCGAATCAGGCGTGGTTCGAATACCAGCCGGCACGCATCAAGAGATCGACCGGCAAGGGGCTCGAGCGCTTCGATCCGCCGCACGTCGTCGATACGCCGATCACGCGCTTCGATGCGCAGGGCCTCGGGCAGGAGCCGAACAATCTCGCCGCAATCGCCAGCCTCACGGGCTATCGTGCCCTGCGCTGGGGCCGCAACGTGGACCTGATCATCACCGACCAGCACAGCTACCGATCGGAGGAGCCGACCGATCGTCCCGAGGCCGCGGCCTTGTCGAGCGAGGATTTCCCCAACTTCATGCCGCAGGAGGCCCAGGAGATCCTCGACGCCGGACGCAACTACGCGGGGGGCCATCCCCCGGCGACGATTCGCTTCGGGGCGGCCGAGGTGCCGAACTTCCGCAAGGAGGATCCGCCGCAGACGATTCTCGGCGCCGAGCAGAAGGCCTGGTTCCTGGATCGCCTGCGCACGTCGAAGGCGACGTGGAAAATCTGGGCCAACTCTCTCGGCACTCTCGACTGGCGCGCCGACCCGCAGAATCTCCCCGCCGGGCTCACGACGCCGTGGCCCGGAGCGGGCTACGCCGGCTTCGGCGGCGGCGATCACAGCGGCGCGTATGTGGAGCGAGCGGAGATCTACGATCTCGTCCGAGACGCGGGCATCACGGGATTCGCGACCGTCGCCGGCGATCGTCACAGCTTCTGGGCCGGATTCGCGGCGAAGGCCCTACCGCCGGCGAAATTCGAGCCGGTGGGTGTCGCTTTCATCACGGGCTCGATCTCGGCGCCGGGTCTGGTCGAGGCGCTCGAGCACCGCTTCCCGAAGGACCATCCGTTGCGTCCGTTGTTTCTGGCCGACCGCCCGGATGGGGGAAAACCTCAGGCCGCCATCAACCTGTTATTGCGGCACGGCGTGCGCACCTGCGTCGAGTACGGAAAAACCGGCGACGCGGAGAAGGCGCGAAGGCTCTCGAATCCCGATCTCGCGCCCCACCTTTCCTTCGTCGATATCGGCGGCCACGGCTACGCCACGGTCAGGGTCGCGAGCGATGCCATCGAGAGCGAATTCGTGTGCATTCCGCGCCCGCTCGAACGTACCGAGCG
- a CDS encoding glycosyltransferase family 39 protein, which yields MFLLIAAVLYCGAMNRLSLTDPDEVFYSQTAKEMMRQNSYVTPLIFGHPQYEKPPLFYWLLIAAFKIAGVTRAAARFVPSLCGLLGVVATFLFCRRVFDSEIAWLAGTLLATSSLYLVMSEAVLTDITLSLMMTVAFYGFYLWTVERRDLYLYVFGVAAALAVLTKGPVAIVILLPTTVIYLLLLREFTLLRRYLIHPWVLLFGVVCAPWYADILARDGRAFFAEFIVHDNIDRIFHPEHQNFDHWWFYPATVAVGLFPWTFELTVLGRGWARYKREHLFFLLWFASTFTVFEIARSKLASYILPLIPALVIPLAMSLGHVKLRSSSKTVLSVMQLLSGFALVVLPCLVTREYRDVATTGAVNGIRFFGGILIAGSVLLWRGRIKEAIMTKACGVVVLVVLLGSGMTAALDRSVADAFVGEIVGQEHYGDQAIVTDRSYARGVYFYTGDPVVVMDHKTQPFWSPHPIEVISSQADIERYFAGRNRVLCVLDDARAQELDRMFQGERVSRQIANDGHKVVFMSEKTQ from the coding sequence TTGTTTCTGCTGATCGCCGCCGTCTTGTATTGCGGGGCCATGAACCGGCTCTCGCTGACCGATCCGGATGAAGTCTTCTACTCTCAGACCGCGAAGGAGATGATGCGGCAGAACAGCTATGTGACGCCGCTCATCTTCGGCCACCCGCAGTATGAAAAACCGCCGCTGTTCTACTGGTTGCTCATCGCGGCGTTCAAGATCGCCGGCGTCACCCGCGCGGCGGCGCGTTTCGTCCCGTCCCTCTGCGGACTGCTGGGCGTTGTCGCGACCTTTCTTTTCTGCCGCCGTGTGTTCGATTCAGAGATCGCGTGGCTTGCGGGGACCCTGCTGGCCACATCCTCGCTCTATCTGGTCATGTCCGAGGCGGTCCTGACCGACATCACCCTGTCGCTCATGATGACGGTGGCCTTCTATGGTTTTTACCTGTGGACCGTGGAGCGGCGGGACCTGTACCTGTATGTCTTCGGGGTGGCCGCTGCCCTCGCCGTCCTCACCAAGGGCCCTGTCGCGATCGTCATCCTTCTCCCGACTACCGTGATTTATCTTCTTCTTCTCAGGGAGTTCACGCTCCTTCGGCGCTATCTCATCCATCCCTGGGTGCTGTTGTTCGGCGTCGTATGCGCACCGTGGTATGCGGATATCCTGGCAAGAGATGGCAGGGCGTTTTTCGCCGAATTCATCGTCCACGACAACATCGACCGCATCTTTCACCCCGAGCACCAGAATTTCGACCACTGGTGGTTTTATCCCGCCACTGTTGCCGTCGGCCTGTTTCCCTGGACGTTCGAGCTGACGGTGCTGGGCCGAGGCTGGGCGAGGTACAAGAGGGAACACCTTTTCTTCCTGCTTTGGTTTGCGTCGACGTTCACGGTCTTCGAGATCGCGCGCTCGAAGCTGGCGAGCTATATCCTGCCCCTGATCCCGGCGCTCGTGATACCGCTCGCGATGTCCTTGGGTCATGTGAAGCTGCGCTCGAGCTCGAAGACTGTGCTCAGCGTCATGCAGCTCCTCTCCGGGTTCGCCCTGGTCGTGCTGCCCTGCCTGGTGACCCGGGAATACCGGGATGTCGCGACCACGGGGGCCGTGAACGGCATCAGGTTCTTTGGCGGGATCTTGATCGCCGGCTCGGTCCTGCTGTGGCGAGGGAGGATCAAGGAGGCGATCATGACGAAGGCGTGCGGAGTCGTGGTCCTGGTCGTTTTGCTTGGCTCAGGGATGACCGCGGCGCTCGACCGGTCGGTTGCGGACGCTTTTGTCGGAGAGATCGTGGGCCAGGAACATTATGGAGACCAGGCGATCGTGACGGACAGGAGTTATGCGCGCGGTGTGTATTTTTACACGGGGGACCCGGTGGTCGTGATGGACCACAAGACGCAACCGTTCTGGAGCCCGCACCCGATCGAGGTCATCAGCAGTCAGGCGGACATCGAACGCTATTTCGCCGGCCGGAATCGGGTCCTGTGTGTGCTGGATGATGCCCGCGCCCAGGAACTCGACCGCATGTTCCAAGGCGAACGCGTCAGTCGACAGATCGCGAATGACGGGCACAAAGTTGTCTTCATGAGCGAGAAGACCCAATGA